A portion of the Synergistaceae bacterium genome contains these proteins:
- a CDS encoding glycosyltransferase translates to MMDTAAVVVTYNRSELLRKNILCLLNQKDAQCDIYVIDNASTDSTREIVLAFNDARIHYFNTGSNLGGAGGFEWGIRQAVEDGYSFVWVMDDDTFPESRALDELMQASLNLIGKWGALSSAVYWTDGSMCRANRQKKTLFRFVSDKELERGEPVRVKMASFVSLLVKADVIRELGLPYGEYFIWTDDYEYTGRISRHYDVYVVPKSVVVHAMKSNAKINLASENTDRISRYRYVYRNDVHCYRQYGLKGWLYLLAKFSYTVLDVLFHAKNDRLGRLKIVFRGFIDGLSFNPVRKTTHGGGGAQE, encoded by the coding sequence ATGATGGACACAGCCGCAGTAGTTGTTACCTACAACAGGAGCGAACTCCTGAGGAAGAATATCCTGTGCCTCCTGAACCAGAAGGACGCGCAGTGTGATATCTACGTCATAGACAACGCCAGTACTGACTCCACCCGCGAGATCGTGCTGGCGTTTAATGATGCGCGCATACACTATTTCAACACGGGCAGTAATCTCGGCGGAGCGGGCGGCTTCGAATGGGGGATACGGCAAGCCGTAGAAGACGGTTACAGCTTCGTCTGGGTTATGGACGACGATACTTTTCCTGAGAGCAGAGCCCTCGACGAACTGATGCAGGCTTCCCTAAACCTCATCGGAAAGTGGGGGGCGTTATCCTCCGCCGTGTACTGGACGGACGGTTCTATGTGCAGGGCTAACAGGCAGAAGAAGACGCTGTTCCGCTTTGTGAGCGACAAAGAGCTTGAACGCGGAGAACCTGTGCGCGTGAAGATGGCATCCTTTGTCTCCCTCCTCGTCAAAGCCGACGTGATCCGTGAACTTGGCCTCCCTTACGGCGAATACTTCATCTGGACCGACGACTACGAATACACCGGCAGAATCTCGCGGCACTATGATGTCTACGTTGTCCCCAAGAGCGTCGTAGTCCACGCCATGAAGAGCAATGCCAAGATCAACCTCGCCTCCGAGAACACCGACCGCATCAGCCGTTACAGGTACGTCTACAGGAACGATGTCCACTGCTACCGCCAGTACGGACTGAAAGGCTGGCTCTACCTGCTCGCGAAGTTCTCCTACACCGTCCTTGACGTTCTCTTTCACGCAAAGAATGACAGGCTCGGAAGGCTCAAGATAGTCTTCAGGGGCTTCATCGACGGTTTGTCGTTCAATCCTGTACGTAAAACTACGCACGGGGGGGGGGGGGCACAGGAATAA
- a CDS encoding glycosyltransferase, with protein sequence MRKIAAVVVTYNRCELLRRNIECLLNQKNAECDIYIIDNASTDSTHEVVLAFHDERVHYFNTGSNLGCSGGFVYGLTRVLNEDYQFIWMMDDDTLPSDTALSQFLDADEKLNGDWGAFSSAAYWLDGSVDNMARQKTGLFHRVSDKAVKSGEFVRLQACTFVSLLVKAEVMRDVGLPIAEYFIWTDDLEYTGRISRKYKLWLVTPSKVTHARQENMRVNFALDSSDRISRYKYIYRNDVHCYRQYGFKGWVYLAVKFAYTALNILLHSKGQKLAKLGVLINGYREGFSFHPEVRRITDGGGGQQNNLLVVAVVRVYRLHDSCGEELGAAA encoded by the coding sequence ATGAGGAAGATAGCAGCAGTCGTCGTTACTTACAATCGCTGTGAGTTACTGAGACGCAACATTGAGTGTCTCCTCAACCAGAAGAACGCGGAATGCGACATCTACATAATCGACAACGCCAGTACTGACTCTACGCATGAGGTAGTGCTGGCGTTTCATGATGAGCGGGTACATTACTTCAACACCGGGAGCAATCTGGGCTGTTCCGGCGGTTTCGTGTACGGCCTGACGAGAGTCCTGAATGAGGATTACCAGTTCATCTGGATGATGGACGATGACACGTTGCCGTCGGACACCGCGTTATCACAGTTCCTTGATGCCGACGAAAAACTGAACGGAGACTGGGGAGCGTTCTCATCTGCCGCATACTGGCTGGACGGTTCTGTGGACAACATGGCACGGCAGAAGACAGGGCTGTTCCACAGAGTAAGCGACAAAGCCGTGAAATCAGGTGAGTTTGTCCGGCTTCAGGCCTGTACGTTCGTGTCTCTGCTGGTCAAGGCTGAAGTTATGCGTGATGTCGGCCTTCCCATAGCAGAATACTTCATCTGGACGGACGATCTGGAATACACCGGCAGGATTTCGCGGAAGTACAAGCTGTGGCTCGTAACCCCGAGCAAAGTTACCCACGCCCGACAGGAGAACATGCGCGTGAATTTTGCGCTGGACAGTTCGGACAGGATAAGCCGGTACAAGTACATTTACCGCAACGACGTTCATTGTTATCGTCAGTACGGGTTCAAGGGTTGGGTATACCTCGCCGTGAAGTTCGCCTACACTGCGCTGAATATTCTGCTGCACTCCAAAGGCCAGAAACTTGCGAAACTCGGCGTGCTCATCAACGGCTACAGAGAAGGCTTCTCGTTCCATCCTGAGGTACGTAGAATTACGGACGGGGGGGGGGGACAGCAAAATAACCTGCTAGTTGTTGCTGTCGTCCGTGTTTACCGTCTTCATGATTCTTGCGGTGAAGAACTGGGGGCGGCAGCATGA